In the genome of Candidatus Reidiella endopervernicosa, one region contains:
- a CDS encoding cytochrome C assembly family protein yields MTKRPLLLAGFIAALLHALILNELILTDNGINLNFTNISTFIGWLIALLLLLASIRRPVENLGIALLPLAAITLLAALLIPSPDSLLTINSWQMQLHVLISVLAYSLLTIAAVQALLLAVQDHHLRHRHPGGLIRSLPPLQTMEGLLFQMIGLGFTLLTLALLSGALFIEDMFAQHLVHKTALSILAWIVFATLLWGRRKFGWRGRVAIRWTLTGFITLMLAYFGSKIVLELIMG; encoded by the coding sequence ATGACAAAGCGCCCCCTGCTGCTCGCCGGTTTTATCGCAGCACTACTCCACGCCTTGATACTCAATGAGTTGATCCTGACCGATAACGGCATCAACCTTAACTTCACCAACATCTCAACCTTCATTGGCTGGCTGATCGCACTGCTACTGCTGCTCGCCTCGATTCGTCGCCCCGTAGAAAACCTGGGCATTGCACTACTGCCGCTTGCCGCGATCACCCTACTAGCCGCCCTGCTTATACCGAGCCCCGACAGCCTGCTGACGATCAACTCCTGGCAGATGCAACTACACGTACTGATCTCTGTTCTTGCCTACAGCCTGCTGACCATCGCGGCCGTGCAGGCACTGCTGCTCGCCGTGCAGGACCACCATCTACGTCATCGCCACCCCGGCGGACTGATTCGATCACTACCTCCGTTACAAACCATGGAGGGACTACTGTTCCAGATGATCGGACTCGGCTTTACCCTGCTGACCCTCGCCCTGCTGAGCGGCGCACTCTTTATCGAAGATATGTTTGCCCAGCACCTGGTGCACAAGACTGCGCTCTCAATCCTCGCCTGGATCGTCTTTGCCACCCTACTATGGGGACGTCGCAAATTTGGATGGCGAGGTCGGGTTGCGATTCGCTGGACTCTGACCGGCTTCATCACCTTGATGCTCGCCTACTTCGGTAGCAAGATCGTTCTCGAACTGATCATGGGTTAG
- a CDS encoding HlyC/CorC family transporter has product MNDIPTSVLFGALIFLIILSGFFSGSETGLMTLNRYRLRHLAKDKHPGAMRASRLLERPDRLIGLILLGNNFVNILASSLSTVIALRLWGEAGIAIAAGLLTLVILIFAEVTPKTIAALYPERVAFPAALIYIPLLKILYPLVWVVNLLVNGLLKLFGVSADKTADFSLSKEELRTVVSEAGAMIPARRQKMLIRILDLEDVTVEDIMVPRSEITGIDLEDEWDTILSQVTNSPYTRLPVYQDNIDNVVGMLHLRRTLHLINKGRFDREELTKLITDAYFTPESTSLNRQLLNFQHNRQRTGLVVDEYGDIQGLVTLEDLLEEIVGEFTTDPSDNREIHPQSDGSYLINGSASIRELNRTMQWQLPSEGPKTLNGLILEHLESIPQTGTSLLVNGYPIEIVQSADNVVKTARITSRIIEEDGSDGS; this is encoded by the coding sequence TTGAACGACATCCCTACCAGTGTTCTCTTTGGAGCCCTGATATTCCTGATCATCCTCTCAGGCTTCTTCTCCGGCTCTGAAACCGGCCTGATGACCCTCAACCGTTACCGTCTGCGCCATCTGGCCAAAGACAAACACCCGGGTGCAATGCGTGCCAGCCGTTTGCTGGAACGACCCGACCGTCTCATTGGCCTGATTCTGCTTGGCAACAACTTCGTCAACATCCTCGCCTCGTCACTATCAACCGTGATCGCACTGCGCCTCTGGGGTGAAGCGGGCATCGCAATCGCTGCGGGTCTACTGACACTGGTTATCCTGATCTTCGCTGAGGTCACCCCCAAGACGATCGCCGCCCTCTACCCAGAGCGAGTCGCCTTCCCTGCTGCCCTGATCTACATACCACTGCTAAAAATTCTCTATCCATTAGTCTGGGTCGTTAACCTGCTGGTCAATGGTCTACTAAAACTATTCGGTGTCTCAGCCGACAAGACCGCCGACTTCTCGCTCAGCAAAGAGGAGCTGCGCACGGTAGTGAGCGAGGCGGGGGCGATGATTCCAGCCCGACGTCAGAAGATGCTGATCCGCATCCTCGATCTTGAAGATGTCACCGTTGAGGACATCATGGTGCCTCGCAGCGAGATTACCGGTATCGACCTGGAGGATGAGTGGGACACCATCCTCAGTCAGGTAACCAATAGCCCCTACACGCGCCTACCTGTCTATCAGGACAATATCGATAATGTGGTCGGCATGCTGCATCTGCGTCGCACCCTACACCTGATCAACAAGGGACGTTTTGACCGTGAGGAGCTGACCAAGCTAATTACCGACGCCTACTTCACCCCCGAGAGCACCTCACTGAATCGGCAACTGCTCAATTTCCAGCACAATAGACAGCGCACCGGGCTGGTGGTCGATGAGTATGGTGACATCCAGGGGCTGGTAACACTGGAGGACCTGCTTGAAGAGATCGTCGGCGAGTTCACCACCGACCCTTCTGACAACCGTGAGATTCATCCACAGAGCGACGGCAGCTATCTGATTAACGGTTCGGCCTCGATTCGCGAACTCAATCGCACCATGCAGTGGCAACTACCCAGCGAAGGCCCCAAGACACTCAACGGTCTGATTCTCGAGCACCTGGAATCGATTCCCCAGACAGGCACCAGCCTGCTGGTTAACGGCTATCCGATCGAGATTGTACAGAGCGCTGACAATGTGGTGAAAACGGCCCGCATCACCAGTCGGATCATCGAAGAAGATGGTAGCGACGGTAGCTAA